In a single window of the Osmerus eperlanus chromosome 2, fOsmEpe2.1, whole genome shotgun sequence genome:
- the gpr146 gene encoding probable G-protein coupled receptor 146, translating into MWTCMVYNETDSGGDNRLCQDFGLILSVFSLIYLMVCFPVGLCYNALLVVVNLSNKVSMTMPDVYFVNMAIAGLVLNLVAPVALMGPSFTRWPVWEYNNEVYITLLILFNISSLVIMYSTTLLSLDYYIERALPRTYMSSVYNTKHVCGFIWGGAVLTSFSSLLFYVCNHVSTKIIECSKMQNKEAADAIMMFIGYVVPAVAVLYAFVLILRIRKESTPLDQDSARLDPSIHRLLLASVCMQFVLWTPYYMTLLVHTVAGAPGGHGNRHRLTTYYFLRCLSELLAFSSSFAMPLMYRQMNKNFSHKLQRLLKRLHCGEQACPHERSTVQQVAT; encoded by the coding sequence ATGTGGACCTGTATGGTTTACAATGAGACAGACTCCGGGGGGGACAACCGGCTCTGCCAGGACTTTGGActcatcctgtctgtcttctccctCATCTACCTCATGGTGTGCTTCCCCGTGGGCCTGTGTTACAACGCCCTGCTGGTGGTGGTCAACCTCTCCAACAAGGTATCCATGACCATGCCGGACGTCTACTTTGTCAACATGGCCATCGCAGGCCTGGTCCTCAACCTGGTGGCCCCCGTGGCCTTGATGGGGCCCAGCTTCACCCGGTGGCCCGTGTGGGAGTACAACAACGAGGTGTACATCACCCTGCTCATCCTGTTCAACATCTCCTCCCTGGTCATCATGTACTCCACCACGCTGCTCAGCCTGGACTACTACATCGAGCGGGCGCTGCCTCGGACCTACATGTCCAGCGTGTACAACACCAAGCACGTGTGCGGCTTCATCTGGGGTGGGGCCGTGCTCACCAGCTTCTCCTCGCTGCTCTTCTACGTGTGCAACCATGTCTCCACCAAGATCATCGAGTGCTCCAAGATGCAGAACAAGGAGGCGGCCGACGCCATCATGATGTTCATCGGCTACGTGGTGCCGGCGGTGGCGGTGCTGTACGCCTTCGTTCTCATCCTGCGCATCAGGAAGGAGTCCACGCCCCTGGATCAGGACTCGGCCCGTCTGGACCCGTCGATACACAGGCTCCTGCTGGCCTCGGTGTGCATGCAGTTTGTCCTGTGGACGCCGTACTACATGACCCTGTTGGTGCACACTGTCGCCGGGGCGCCGGGGGGGCATGGCAACAGGCATCGCCTCACCACCTACTATTTCCTGAGGTGTCTGTCGGAGCTGTTAGCCTTTTCCAGCAGCTTCGCCATGCCTCTCATGTACAGGCAGATGAACAAGAACTTCTCCCATAAACTCCAGCGGCTGCTAAAGAGGCTGCACTGCGGAGAGCAGGCCTGCCCTCACGAACGCTCCACAGTGCAACAGGTGGCGACATGA
- the gper1 gene encoding G-protein coupled estrogen receptor 1 translates to MEVQSTSLVQLNVNGMEQLNTSYDYNISDVSENPETYQYYVIGLFLSCLYTILLFPIGFIGNILILVVNLNHREKMTIPDLYFVNLAVADLILVADSLIEVFNLNEKYYDYAVLCTFMSLFLQVNMYSSIFFLTWMSFDRYVALASSMSSSPLRTMQHAKLSCTFIWMASILATLLPFTIVQTQHRGEVHFCFANVFEIQWLEVTIGFLVPFSIIGLCYSLIVRKLMRAQKHRGLWPRRQKALRMIVVVVLVFFICWLPENVFISIQLLQGTADPAQRSATTLWHDYPLTGHIVNLAAFSNSCLNPIIYSFLGETFRDKLRLFVKQKASWSVIYRFCHHTLDLHIPVRSEVSEV, encoded by the coding sequence ATGGAAGTGCAGAGCACCTCTTTGGTTCAGTTAAATGTAAATGGTATGGAACAACTGAACACCTCGTATGACTACAACATAAGCGATGTAAGTGAGAACCCAGAGACCTATCAATACTACGTCAttggcctcttcctctcctgcctctacaCCATACTCCTGTTTCCGATTGGATTCATCGGGAATATACTTATTCTGGTGGTGAATCTCAACCACAGGGAGAAGATGACCATCCCTGACCTTTATTTTGTCAACCTGGCTGTGGCGGACCTCATTTTGGTAGCCGATTCTCTCATCGAGGTGTTCAATCTGAACGAAAAATACTATGACTATGCTGTCCTCTGCACCTTCAtgtccctgttcctgcaggtcaACATGTACAGCAGCATCTTCTTTCTGACGTGGATGAGCTTCGACCGCTACGTAGCCCTGGCCAGTTCAATGAGCAGCAGCCCTCTGAGGACCATGCAGCATGCCAAGCTCAGCTGCACCTTCATCTGGATGGCCTCCATCCTAGCCACCCTACTACCCTTCACCATCGTGCAGACCCAACACAGGGGAGAGGTGCACTTCTGCTTTGCTAACGTCTTTGAGATCCAGTGGCTGGAGGTGACAATCGGCTTCCTGGTGCCCTTCTCCATCATTGGCCTGTGCTACTCTCTGATCGTACGTAAACTCATGAGGGCCCAGAAACACCGGGGCCTGTGGCCACGGAGGCAGAAGGCCCTGCGGATGATTGTTGTCGTGGTTCTGGTGTTCTTCATCTGCTGGCTGCCGGAAAACGTCTTTATTAGCATCCAGTTGCTCCAGGGGACGGCGGACCCTGCCCAGCGCAGTGCCACCACCCTGTGGCATGATTATCCTCTCACAGGCCACATTGTCAACCTGGCAGCTTTTTCCAACAGCTGCCTGAACCCCATCATCTACAGCTTCCTGGGTGAAACCTTTAGGGACAAGCTGCGGCTATTTGTCAAGCAAAAGGCCAGCTGGTCCGTGATCTACCGCTTCTGTCACCACACTCTGGATTTACACATCCCTGTTAGAAGTGAGGTGTCAGAGGTGTGA